AGAACTGAAAGAGCGAATACTCAAGGGAATTGCTGAAATCAATGAGGCACCCGTTCCATTCCGTTGGAAGAAATTCGATCTGGAACTGACTTGATATGTAATGCTATTCATGAAACGAACTACTAGTTCAATTTGAGGGAGGATAGTCGGCAGCCTCACAGGCTTTCACTATGGTGAGAAGATATGTTGAAACAACAAGCCCGGCTCTTTCGTCGCCTGAGTATGATCGTCGATCTCCTGCTGGTGGTGATCTCTTTTGCTCTGGCTTATGTGGTTACCAACAATTTTTTTGCGCCCCTCGCCGCGCCGCAGAGGTATCTGTGGGGTGTGCCTGCGGTTGCTATCACCTGGCTCGTGCTGCTACGCAAGGGGAGGCTGTATGATTCGCTGCGCAGTCTGACTCTATCCAGTATATTCATGCGTCTGGTGAAAGCGAATCTGCTTGGCGGTCTCTTTGTGGCTGCCATCATCTTTTTTGTCGATCGCGACACCTATAGCCGCAGCCTCTTTATCCTCTTTATCCTCTTTTTGTTCTTGCTCTTGTTGGCGACGAAGTTTGCCATTCGCCTCCTTCTCGGCTATATGCGCCGGCAAGGTTACCATGTCCGCAATGTTCTCATCGTCGGCACCGCGGAAACGTCCCGGCGGCTGCATGAATTGATCGCGGCGCATAGTGACTGGGGACTGAGGATTCAAGGTTTTGTGCAAGTTACTCCGCTGCCGTTGCAGAAGGAGATTTTGGGGTATGAGGTCTGTGGTCACGTCGATCAACTCGTCGAAATTTGTAAAGAAAAGACCCCCGATGAAGTCATGTTCAGTCTTTCGAAAAATCCTCATGCCGAGACGGAAAAATATGTCGTGGACCTGGAAGAGATGGGGATCACGACCCGGGTGGTACTGAATCATTATAAAACCACCAACACGCGACGTGAATTTTCGATGTTCCACAATGAGCTGCCGGTGCTCACCGTTCACACCAAGTGCTTCGATGCGCCGCAGCTCTTTCTCAAGCGGCTGATCGATGTGCTCGGCGCCTGCGTCGGCTTGACGATCTTTGCGCTCTTTTTCCCGATCGTCGCTTTGGCGATCAAACTCGATTCAAAGGGGCCAATCTTTTTTGGCCAGTTCCGCCTTGGTGAGAACGCAAAACGCTTCAAATGCTGGAAGCTGCGGACGATGGGGGTCGATGCCGAGGCACAGAAGAAAGCGTTGATGCAGCAAAACGAGATGCAGGGTGCAATGTTCAAGATGGATGACGATCCGCGTGTGACGCGGGTCGGCAATTTTCTGCGCAAAACGAGTCTGGATGAGTTTCCGCAATTCTGGAATGTGCTGCGTGGCGAGATGAGTCTGGTCGGGACGCGCCCGCCGACGCCCGACGAAGTGGTTCAATACGAAAACTGGCATCGCCGCCGGATCTGTATCAAGCCGGGGATTACTGGTTTATGGCAGGTGAGCGGGCGGAGTGCGATCAAGGATTTTGACGAGATTGTGCGGCTGGACCTGCAATATATCGATAATTGGTCCCTATGGCTCGATATCAAGCTGCTGCTGAAGACGCTGTTGGTCGTCTTTGCCCGTCGCGGCGCCTGTTGAGGGGTCACACTGTACTGCAAGAAGTAGAATGATAGCGGAGATGGATACGGATTATTTGAAAATGGAACTTGTTTCTGTATTGCAACCACGATACGCCATGGGGGAGAGTTGTAATGCCTGAAATATGTCGTTTTCTTGATATTGTCATCAGCATGTATTCTGATGAACACAATCCGCCACATTTTCACGTCAAGTATAATGAACATAAAGCTGTCATAGCGATACATACCCTCAACCTTCTGGATGGTTATTTCTTATAGGAAAACCCCCACCTTTGGTGGGGGACTCACAAAGTTTGACAGTTCCGGGAATATGCTCCATTCCGACATGAGTGTTTTTGATTTTGACCTTACTGATTGCAAAGAGGCCCCTTTGAGGGGCCAGCAATCATAAAACCCCGGCTTTGCCGGGGGATATTTATTCGAAACTGTGAAATCATCGGTGAAGCTGCAACTCATGTTCCCGAAGAGGTACAGAGAAAATACCTTGAGATCCCTTGGGCAGGGGGAAGATGAAGGGCATCCGAAACATTTTGATCCACGAATATTTTGGTGTCGATATCGAGGTTGTGTGGGTGACGGTGCAAAAAGATCTTGGTCCATTGAAGCAACAGCTCGAAAAAATAGAGATCTAACCGAGGTTGGTCTCGTGAAAATCAATCAGCCCTTATCAGATTTGATCAGCGTCCAAAGTGGTAAGGAGGTTCTGCAATGAAAAAAGACCATCTGGAAATTCTGCTCGAAGATATTCGTGGCAAGTTTGATCTGGTACTTGAAGGGCATGAAGTTCTGCGCAATGAGATACGAGAAACGCGCACAGAGTTGAAGAAAGATATTGAGCTTGCTCATTTCAAGATCGATATCCTCAACAACAAGATCGATACCGTCGCTGGCGATCTCAAAGCGACTGATAAACGGTTGTCTGGCAAAATCGATACCGTCGCAACCGAGCTCAAGGCGCATCGTTCTGATACCGAGGCACATCATGGGGGGGTGTATCTGGTCAAAGAGAGTCCTGATTAGTTTCAATCTTCTGCAATAAGTTTGTCATCCCCGAATGTCTTTATCGGGGATCCATGATTTCTGTCGGTTAGAAGCTTGATTCCCGACCAGAAGCGCCTCGGGAATGACACATTTAGGTTCTGTGGAAGATGAGCGCTAATCAGTAAGAGAGTTGAGGAATGGGTGTAAAGAGGGATAAGGACTGACGTGGGAAGATCTTGTCAGATGTTTAGACCCGACCCCTATAGTTCGCTTTTTGCCCTCTTTTTTCCGCTGCTTGCCCTCGCTATCCGCCTCGATTCCAAAGGAGCGATCTTTTTCAGCCAGGACCGCGTCGGCGAAAACGGCCGGGTCTTCACCTGTTGGAAGCTGCGAACGATGGTGCTGGACGCCGCAGCCCAGCAGGATGCTTTGCAGTGCCACAATCAGATGCAGGGGGCGATGTTCAAGATCAAGGACGACCCCCGGTTAACGCGGGTCGGAAAGTACCTGCGCCAGTTCAGTCTCGACGAGTTTCCCCAATTCTGGAATGACCTCAAAGGTGAGATGAGCTTGGTCGGAACGCGGCCGCCAACCCCCGATGAAGTGGCTCTCTACGAGAACTGGCATCGCCGCCGCATCTGCATCAAACCGGGAATTACCGGCCTCTGGCAGCTGAGCGGCCGGAGTGATATCAACGATTTCGACCAGATCGTGCGTCTCGACCTGCAATATATCGATAACTGGTCGTTGTGGCTCGACATCAAACTGCTGTTGAAGACGGTGTGGGTGGTGCTGGCGCGGCGGGGGGCCTGTTGAACTCAGGGAGCATTAATACGTCCCCCGATGGGTTTTTTCAGAAATCATAAAAGAACAAGGAGAAGAATATGTCGAAGCCGATGGCTATTGATCAAATTGAAAAACAAATCGAGGCGCTTCCTCCGGTTGAGCAAGTCATGATACTTGAGCATCTGGTTCTCCACCTCAAACATCTTTTATTGTCACAGTCGACCATTGCCACCCCGGGAATAGAATCAAAAAAGATGACTTGCAAACTTAATGATATCTATAAAGTCGAGACCTCTCGCGTCGATTCACAATTATTCAATGCTCAGCTTTCTTCTATTGGTCGGGATGAGTGGCAATGAAACGTGGCGAAATATGGTGGGCGGATCTGCCAGATCCTGTAGCTTCAGAACCTGGATATCGTCGGCCCCTCATTGTTATCCAAATAGACGAGTTTAACCGGAGTCGGATTAATACGGTGGTCGTTGTCGTTCTAACCACAAATCTTCTCCTGGCTAAGGCCCCGGGAAATGTTCTTTTAACAGCAGCGCAAACCGGTTTGCCCAAGGATTCAGTGGCCAACGTATCCCAAGTCCTGACAGTCGATAAGTTCTTTTTGACCGAAAAAGCCGGCAAAGTGCGAAAACAGGAATTGCAGAGGGTTGAATCCGGCTTACGTTTGGTTATGGGGCTTTGATGCTGCTGGGCAGCTTAGTCTTTTGGAAGTCTGGCCTTGAGGTTGGAAGGAAGAGCGTCGCGGGGCTTGTGTTTAGTTGAGTGTCGAATGTCCGAAAGTCAAGACCGACCCCAAAAATGACTCCAGTGAAAAAATGAAAATCTATATTCAAGAACACAAAACAGCGCCTTCCGCCGAATCTGTGGGTATTTCATGAACGTAATTAACCATGAAATATCGGTTTCGATATCTCATTGCTAAGGCGATTTTAGAAAAGGCAATTTCAACAGGGATAAAGGGGATTAACGGGATAACACCGTGCAACCCTCAGGCTTAAAGATGTTGTAAGTTAACCCGGAAAAATAGTTTTTGACCTATCCCCTGCATCCCCTTCATCCCTGAAAAGAGATCTTCGGGCTAAGGCGATTTGCCTCTTCCGCCGAATATGTGGGTATTTCATGAACGTAATTATCCATGAAATATCGGTTTCAATGTCCGATTTTTCATGGTAAAAAGGATGTATGATTCCACGCCAACTTCATCTTGATCAACTCACTGACCGATTAGCCAATTTCCCCATTGTCGCCATGCTTGGCCCGCGACAGGTCGGCAAGACCACCTTGGCACGGCAACTGGCGGCAACATGGCACGGCCCGGTCAAGCATTTTGACCTGGAAGATCCGGAAGACCAGGCTCGTCTGACAGATCCAGCCTTTGTGCTGCGTCCGCTCTCTGGTCTGGTGGTGTTGGATGAGATCCAGAGTCGACCTGACCTCTTCCCGCTCCTGCGGGTATTGGCGGATCGACCTGATACCCCGGCCCGCTTTCTCATTTTGGGCAGCGCCGCCCCTGAGTTGATGCGCCATGCTGCGGAAAGTTTGGCGGGGAGGGTGGTCTTTCACGAAGTCGAAGGTTTGGCTCTGGATGAAATTGCTTCGGTTCAGTCCGGCGCGGATTGGCTGGACGACCGTTGGTTACGAGGTGGTTTTCCGCGGTCGTTGCTGGCAAAGAACCTGGCCGGGAGTCGGGAGTGGCGTGAGGCTTTTATACGCACCTACCTGGAACGCGACTTGCCACAATTGGGCATCAGTCTTCCGGCCATGACATTGCGGCGCTTCTGGACCATGCTTGCGCATTATCACGGACAGACTTGGAATGGCAGCGAACTTGGGCGGGCGCTAGGGGTAAGTGACAAAACGGTATCACGCTATCTGGATATCCTTGAGGGGACCTTCATGGCCTTTCGACTGCTGCCCTGGCATACCAATCTGGGTAAGCGTGAGGTAAAAGCGCCAAAAGTGTATGTGACTGACTCGGGTATCCTCCATGGTTTGCTCGGCGTGAATGGTCTGGATGACCTCCTGGCTCACCCCAAGTGTGGAGCGTCATGGGAAGGCTTTATCATTCGCGAAATTATCCGGAGAACTGCTGCTCGGCATGGCGAAGCGTTTTTTTGGGGAGTGCATACCGGCGCCGAACTGGATTTGCTGATTCAAAAAAATGGACGTCGTCTCGGGTTTGAAATCAAACTGACGCGTTCGCCCAAAGTGACAGCTTCAATGCGTTCGGCCCGCGAAACTCTGATTTTGGACCAATTGTATATCTTATGTCATGGCAGCGGAGAACCCTGGCCCTTGGCGGAAGGCATTATGGCCGTGCCGGCCATGTGTTTGACTTCCCCGCATTGGGTGCCGTAAAAATGCTTTAAACACAAACGATGTTAAACCACACTTGTCTCCTGCCGAGGAAGCTATGCGTTTAGAAGATGAAGAACAGTCAGTCAAAGACACCCTGAAATTTCGTCTGTATGCAGATCTTTGTCGCACATTGAAAAGAAACGATATTGACCTGGTGCTGCTGAGCCTTCGCGGCAATCTGATCCTGAACGATGAAATAGTCAGAAACGGGCAGGTTCTTTACGCGAGCGACGATGCTGCACGGGAAGACTTTGAGTTGAAATTACTGCATCGTTGCACCGACTTCAAAGCACAGCGGCGTTACGCTATGGGGTGTTAGTTGTGGAAATCATCAGGCAGAAAATAGGGCGTATCAGGGAACACCTCTCGATCATCCATTTGATCAAGGCTGATTGCAGGGATAAGTTTTCTTCTGATCCCGTCTATAGGGGTGCCTTACTCCATGATCTCTTTCTGCTGTCGGATAGTTGTATCGTTCTGGCCGAGATGGTGATCACGCACAAAGGTTTACGAATCCCTCAATCCTACGCAAGTCGCAAACAAGCCGCAACGGCGCCTCCCGGCTGCACGCAAGGCCCGGCTTGAAGTCCGGAGCTGCACCTGGCTGGCGGTGCTGCACTATAGAAAAATGTTGACACAAGCGAACATGAGTATTCTTCTTTTATCTCTTGTCGTGATTCTCGCGGCTATTTTTTCATTCAGGTATGCCTGGTGGCGACCGGCGGTCTCAAGCCGGGTACCAAGAATCCTGATGTATCACATGATCGCCCCCCATCGCCGAGGGGCACGCTTCAACGGACTGCGCGTCCCGCTTGAGCAGTTTGAGCGACAACTGGCGTGGCTGGCGCGCAACAACTGGACCAGCCTGACGGTGTCGGAGCTTCTCGCGGCTGGGGATGCGCCGCCGCAGAAGAGCGTGGTGCTGACGTTTGATGACGGTTTTGCCGATAACCTTGAACATGCCTTGCCGCTACTGAAAAAATTCAACGTCAAAGCCACCCTTTATCTGGTTGTTGACCGCCATGACCGGGACTGGTCGACGGCCAAAAAAGCCCATCACAACAGCGGTGAGTTGAAAAACGAGGCCAAGCTCGCTGACGATCAGGTGCGGCAGATGCTTGCCAGCGGGCTGGTGGAGTTGGGGTCGCACACGCTGACCCACCCCAATTTCCTTAAATTGACTGAGGAAGAAAAGTTGTTTGAACTCAGCGAGTCGAAAAACCGGCTGGAGAAATTATTCGGCGTTGCGGTGCAGAGTTTTGCCTATCCGTTCGGAATCTATGCGCCGGAAGATGCCAGGCTGGTTGAACGCTGTGGTTACAGCAGCGCGGTCACCACCACCCCTGGTCTGAACCTGCCCGGCGCAGTCGACAATTTTCAGTTGAAACGGGTTAAAATCAGTGGTAAGGACAATCTTTTGGCATTTATCATGCGGATGCGCGGAGGGCGGCGTGGCTGGAAGAAATGAAACCCTGAAGATCTGGTTGCTGAGCGACGGTGCTCCCGGCCACCTCAGTCAGAGCCGGGGACTGGCCGAAGCAATCGGACGGTTCCACCCGGTCGAGGTCAGGGAGATCACCTTGCAGGTGCGGCAGCGACTATTGAAGAGTCTGCTCCGTTACCTGCTTCCTTGCAGCACCGTTCTGGCCAGGCTGCTGTTGCACCGGGTCTACACGATCGAACTCCCCGACGAGCATCCCGATCTGATCATTTCTTCCGGGGGAAATACCCTCGGTGCCAATGCGCTGCTCGCTCAACTCTATGGCGTTCCGAATCTTTACAGCGGGACATTAAAAAAATATCCCGCACAGTGTTATACCCGTATCTATACCGTTACCCCGCAGGGCTGTGCCAATAATGTTGTGCTGCCGTTACCACCGGTGCCGCTGTGGCTGACAGAAAAAATGCCGGTCGTTGAAGCGGATGCCCCCTGGCTGATGCTGATCGGCGGGGACGGGGCGGGCTACCGCTTTACAGAGGCTGACTGGGAGCAGCTGGCTGAGGGGATCAACCAAAGCGGTGAGAACAACGGTATCCGCTGGTTGTTGACGACCTCGCGTCGCACCGGGATTGAGGCCGAACAGTTGCTGCACAACAGGATTGCGCCCGCGCTGCTCGATGAAGCCGTCTATTACGGGCAGACGCCGCGCCCGGTCGTGCGCGAATTTCTTGGCCGCTGCCAGGGGGTCATGGTGACGGAAGACAGTCTGACCATGATCGCCGAGGCGATCTATTCCGGGCGTCCGGTCATCACCCTCACCCCGCAGCAATCGGACCCCGACCGCAACGATGCGTTAGCGCTTGAGGGTTATGTCGCCTCGGGGCTGATCTGCCGACTCCCCCTGGCCGTGTTAAACAAATTCACTTATGCGCAGCGGACGCAGGCCGAAATCCCTGATGTTGCACGGCTGATTTGGGAAAGTTTGCACGATGTGTTGCCGTCACCAGGAGCCGCTGATGAGAAGCCTTGATCTGCTGTTCTGGGGGCGCTACGGCAATTATGGCCCGGACTATCCTCGCAATCGGGTGGTTGAGTCAGCTTTGCGCGCGCTGGGGCACCGCGTCCGACGCTTTGTGCCGCGCTTCTCGCCCTTGGCCGATGTTGAGTATCACCTGCGCAACGGGGCGGTTCCCGATTTGATCTGGGTCCCCTGTTTCCGTCACCGCGACCTGCACGCGGCATGGCGCTACGCGAAACGGCAGGGAATCCCCCTGGTTTTTGATCCGCTGATCAGTGCTTACGATAAACAGGTCAACGAACGGCAAAAATTCACCGCGAATTCCCGCCAAGGACAACGATTGCTGGCGTGGGAACGCAAGCTGTTTGCATTGGCTGATGTTGTGATTGCTGATACCGATGGGCATCGTGACTATTTTTCTTCGCTGCTGAATGTTCCGGTTGAGCGGATCCAGGTTGTTCCGGTCGGTGCGGAAGAAAATCTTTTTCAGTTTTATCCCTTGCCTGAAAAACATGCAGATGAGCCGTTGGAGGTGGTATTCTCCGGAACCTTTATCGAACTGCATGGCATCGAACTGGTTATCGAGGCGGTGGCTTTATATTCCGGACCGCCGGTGCGCTGGCGGCTCCTTGGCGAAGGGCCGCTCAAGGCCGACTGTGAGGCGCGGGTCGCCGCGCTGCGCAAAAGAAACGCACAGCTTGATATCACCTTCGAGAACTGGCGACCGTTGCAGGAACTTCCGGCGCGTCTGGCTCAAGCGGATATCCTGCTCGGCATTTTTGGTACCAGCGAAAAAGCTTTGCGCGTGATCCCCAACAAGGTCTATCAGGCATTGGCGCTGGGACGGCCAGTCGTGACCGCAGCATCAGCCGCATATCCTGCGGCTTTACGAGAAAACGAGGAGCAGGGGATTTTCTGGGCAGAGGCGGGCAATCCAGAATCTATTGCCGACGCTATTTTTAGAATTAGCACCAAAAAAATGTTCCTGAAAGTTTATGGTGAAAGGTCACGTGCTGTCTATGACCTTTATTTTTCAAACAGGTCTATTCAGTCAGCGTTAAGAAAAGTTTTAGCCGATTTTGTGACTATCAAATGAGGACAGGTAATTGAAATGATTTTCAATGGTCATGATCATTTAATCGGGGTCGTTATCCCGACTTACAACAGAGAAAATTTGATTATCGATGCTTTGAATTCAGTTTTGACTCAAACCGTTCAACCGGAATTGGTTGTTATTGTTGATGACGGGTCTACAGATAACACCAGCGACGTTGTTGAAAGCTGGATACGATCCACAAAATCGAAGAATATATGCAAATACGTTCTGAAAAAATGGTGGTCCTGGCACTGCGCATACCCGAGGAATTCTAGCAGTAGAAGATTTTTATTTTGTGGTCTTTCTCGATTCTGACGACGTTTGGCCTGCCAGCCACCAGAAGAACATGGCCGCCTTTTTTTCGCGCACCCGGAGGCGGTCGCTTGTTCTGGACAGAGTCTGGAGGTGTTTGAAAATGAGCATGGCTGTGTTGTCAGTCAGAAGCTGATTTCATTGCCCCTGCCCTTGTCATTGCTAGGACCGGCGGCGATTGTTCAGTCACCGCCGCATACGTCGGCAACCGTGGTTCGTCGGGATATTCTACTGAAGGCTGGAATGTTTAATACTCGGCTGCGTTATGCTGAAGACAAGTTGCTTTTCATGAAGGTGTCCTGCCTGGGCCAGTGGGGTCGACCAGAAACCGCGCATGTTATTTACCGCAACAAAGTGAAGACGATTGTTTCCGGTCAGTTGTCCAATCGTCCGCATCGATTCAGTCGTATCAGGTATGCGCGATTGTTTGAAATCGGTATTAAGGAAATGAGTCGTATAGCAGATTCCCGTTTTCTTGCTGGAGCAGGTGTGGTGATGTGGAAGGGCTGGCACCGGGCCGGACGCGAGTGGGACAAGCTGGGCCGTCCTGCGATCGCTGTAATGTATTACTGTCGTGCACTGAAATATGGAGTGCATTCGAAGACGCTGGGACGAATTGTTGCGGCCTGTCTCAAGAGAACCTTCAGTTGTTAAAGTATCATCAATAGCCAAATTGCGGCGTCTGTGCTCGAATTTTTTCAGTGGCGCATAGACTCCAATTTAGGTAGCGGGAGACCGTCTTACCAACAGTCTGTTAGAAACGCATGAAATTATGGACGCCCATTTTTCTCCATTTTAAAGTTCCTTTAAATTGCCTTATATAATACAATTGGAGCGTTGTCAGAACCCGAATATCATCACAGATTCTGCTGACAAACTGTTATCGTAAATTTTTGATCAGAGGAATGCCGATGGCCTCTAATGTCTTTGTTACACGTACCCCATTTCAGATATTTAATTCAATCGAAGCACGTGACCGGTTTCACTCTGGGGAGAATAACTATCTTTTCTGTGTTTACAGAAAAGAAACTGACCGCCCTATCATGGAAAGCGTTATCGATGGTGGTTGGTGTAATGTGCGTTTTGTTAAGTTAAATAATTTAACTAAACACATATTTAACTTTTTTATAGATGCTGAAATAGAAAAAATTGGAACAGTGGTCAATTGTTACATTGGGATGCCAAAACATGTATCTGCCCATGTTGTTAACAGCCTAATGCCATCAATTGTGACGTTTATTGATGATGGAAACGAAATATTTAAAATTGCAAAAGCAATTTCTTCTGGAGAATACAAGAAATTTTACACGGTTCCCCTGTTTAAAAAAATATTGGGGGTAAAGTCTTCTCTGGAATTTTGTAAAAAAACAAATTTTTTCACAATGTATGATATAAGTGAATATTTTTCTGATGATAGAATTATTAGAAATGATTATTCTATGTTCAAAAAACGTGTAAGATCTGTTGTGCATACAGATGATGTTTATTTTATTGGGTCAAATATACTTGGCCAATACTTGTTTGATAAGGATGTTTTTATTCGATACATTGAGAGGGTCAGAAACTATTACTCTGGAAGAAAATTTTTTTATGCACTACATCGATATGAAGACAAAAATTGGATGAAAAAAATTGGTATAAAGCTTGATTTTGAGGTCGTTCAGTCGCACACAATTCTTGAAAATTTTTTTTTGAACTTTGGGAAAATACCGAAGGAGATGGCCACCTTCCGTTCAACTGCACTGGACACGCTTGCTATGCTCTATAATACATCCTCCCTGGTTTTTCCGCTGGACCTTCAAGATTTGGAACGTAAAGAACATCGTGATGAGTTTTTAAAGCTATATGTCGATTACTCTGCACGTCAAATTCCAATGGCAGTTTATTAATGTGGATGGTTGACTATCGAATTTATTTGCTGCGACCCATTCTAGGTAGGGGCCTATGGTGAAACAAGCTGTAATTATTAACGATACCAGTTGGGAGAACCACCACGGGTGCCGTCGTGTGATGGAAAATCTTTACTTGGGGCTAAACAATGCCGGGATCAGCGTCCTAAGTGCCTACCCGGTTGGTAGAGACTGGCGCAAAAATATAGCTTTTTGTGAAGATATTTGTCGGAGTGATTTAGTTATTGTGAACGGGGAGGGGACCGTCCATCATGATTTGCCAATGGCATGGAGTCTTGTGTCTGCGGGCGCTTTTGCGGCAAAACATAGTGTCCCGTCTGTTCTGTTGAATGCTACATGGTATGCCAATAGCTCAGAGTTAGCCGTCAGCGCACGTTCTTTCAACCGTATTTATGTGAGGGAGAGTCGTAGCCAGGCCGAATTAGCTTGCAACGGTGTTAAATCAACGGTTGTTCCCGATCTCACTTTTATGTCTCCTTGTGACGGTGACGCCACTGTTCAGCGTTCTGGATTGGCTGTAACCGATTCTGTTTATGCTGATTTGAGTGAACAGTTATACCGTTTCACCTTAGACAATAAACAGGTCGAGTTTCTCCCGCTGTTAGCTCCTTATCGGATTCGTGAGTGGAGTGTGAAAGCTGTAAGAAAGGCAGTTAGTTATAAACTTTACGGATTATTTGGCCAACTTCTGGAGCCGTTCGGGGGAGTCCGGCAGCATTACATCAGCATGAGATATGTCCGGTGTTCTGTTTCTGACTTCATTCAGGCGGTATCTCACTGCAAATTACTGGTAAATGCACGTTTTCATGGCCTTTGCTTTGCGCTGCAGACAAAAACCCCTTTTCTAGCCCTTTCTTCTAATTCGCATAAAGTAGAGGCGTTGCTTGAAGATGTCGGCGTAGGGCTGGATCGCTTTGTTTCAGAAGCGACAATCAGTCTTGAAGATTGCCGAGAGAGGGCTGAAACTGGTTTCAGTTTAAAAGAAGTCGATGCCATTGAGAAGTACAATCTGGAAGCAAAATCAAAGATCGCAAATATGTTTTCTGAGATTGCAAGTATTTGACCTTCTTCTTGAGAACTCAAGTTTAGAGTTTCGTGATCTTTGAAAATTTGTCGAAGTTGTAAAAAAAGTGTTGACACAGCGACCACCCTGTGATGCCGCGCCTTCAAAGCGAATTGAATTTAGAAAGCTTTGAAGGCGCGGCCTCCTGAAGAAAGTTCCACCCTTTCTTCAGGAGGCCGCTATGGATACCAAGGGATATAGCCGTATCCCCCAATCCCTGTACGACGCTATCACATTTCTGGCGCAGGCGCTGCCAAAACGTTCGGTTCCAACCTTTCTGGAACTGCTGTTTGGTGCGATGCTCACCCAAAATGGTTTTGTCACTGAAGCCTGGTTAATGATCAAACCCCGGCGCCACTGGACCAGTTATTTTAAATGGCTACAGAAGGGCTGCTGGTCATGGGTTGCTCCTGGATTGCAAACGGCCCGGCTCGCTTTACAACGAACAGAAGATTCGCGCTGTTATGTCGCCATCGACGATACGGTCGTCTTTCGCTGTTCACGTAAAGCACCTGAGTCACACATCCACCATCAGCATGGATGTAAGGTCAATCGTCCCGTTTATGTCCGGGGACAGGACTGGGTCACCTTGACTCTGGTGTTACCGCAGGGATGGCGTTCCTTGGCGTTGCCGATACTTTCCTGGTTAGCCAGAAAGCAGCCATTGGCACTCGAAATCGGGAAAATTCGCGCCTGAAAAACGGGATAAAAAGCTGGATAGACCGCCTGATCGGCGCAAGAGAGCTTAACTTCTACAATTTTCAGTTTTCAATGATCGCTCCCCAGCGTCGAATCAAGCCGACTTGGGGAGGGGTGTAACTCCAAACTACACTTTATGGAATATGCCGCGCAAGAAGGAATCATTTCCTCCAGCTACCTGCCTTTGGCGTGCAATGCAAACATTTACCAACACAAGAATCACGGGAAGAGAGACGCGAGACTGGTTTTTGTCGGGGCTTACGCTGACAATCGGGAAAAGGTTTTGCGGGAGATAAAACGACCGGTGTTGGTGGTCGGAAAACATTGGGAAAAATTGTCGGGTTCGGAGCATGCTTTTCGCGCCCGCCGGGTTTCAGTGCAAAATGTTGCGCGGTATTACAATCAACACATCGGCGTGATCAATATCAAAAACAGCGGTAATGTTGTGAACGGTCTTAATATGCGGACGTTTGATGCCCCGGCTTGCGGCTGTGTTGTCCTCAACGACAACATGGGTGATCTTGACCGCTGTTTTGAGGTTGATAAAGAAATTCTCGTCTATC
This region of Desulfuromonadaceae bacterium genomic DNA includes:
- a CDS encoding sugar transferase — encoded protein: MLKQQARLFRRLSMIVDLLLVVISFALAYVVTNNFFAPLAAPQRYLWGVPAVAITWLVLLRKGRLYDSLRSLTLSSIFMRLVKANLLGGLFVAAIIFFVDRDTYSRSLFILFILFLFLLLLATKFAIRLLLGYMRRQGYHVRNVLIVGTAETSRRLHELIAAHSDWGLRIQGFVQVTPLPLQKEILGYEVCGHVDQLVEICKEKTPDEVMFSLSKNPHAETEKYVVDLEEMGITTRVVLNHYKTTNTRREFSMFHNELPVLTVHTKCFDAPQLFLKRLIDVLGACVGLTIFALFFPIVALAIKLDSKGPIFFGQFRLGENAKRFKCWKLRTMGVDAEAQKKALMQQNEMQGAMFKMDDDPRVTRVGNFLRKTSLDEFPQFWNVLRGEMSLVGTRPPTPDEVVQYENWHRRRICIKPGITGLWQVSGRSAIKDFDEIVRLDLQYIDNWSLWLDIKLLLKTLLVVFARRGAC
- a CDS encoding DUF4160 domain-containing protein, whose protein sequence is MPEICRFLDIVISMYSDEHNPPHFHVKYNEHKAVIAIHTLNLLDGYFL
- a CDS encoding DUF86 domain-containing protein, translating into MKGIRNILIHEYFGVDIEVVWVTVQKDLGPLKQQLEKIEI
- a CDS encoding sugar transferase; the protein is MFRPDPYSSLFALFFPLLALAIRLDSKGAIFFSQDRVGENGRVFTCWKLRTMVLDAAAQQDALQCHNQMQGAMFKIKDDPRLTRVGKYLRQFSLDEFPQFWNDLKGEMSLVGTRPPTPDEVALYENWHRRRICIKPGITGLWQLSGRSDINDFDQIVRLDLQYIDNWSLWLDIKLLLKTVWVVLARRGAC
- a CDS encoding type II toxin-antitoxin system PemK/MazF family toxin; this encodes MKRGEIWWADLPDPVASEPGYRRPLIVIQIDEFNRSRINTVVVVVLTTNLLLAKAPGNVLLTAAQTGLPKDSVANVSQVLTVDKFFLTEKAGKVRKQELQRVESGLRLVMGL
- a CDS encoding ATP-binding protein, with amino-acid sequence MIPRQLHLDQLTDRLANFPIVAMLGPRQVGKTTLARQLAATWHGPVKHFDLEDPEDQARLTDPAFVLRPLSGLVVLDEIQSRPDLFPLLRVLADRPDTPARFLILGSAAPELMRHAAESLAGRVVFHEVEGLALDEIASVQSGADWLDDRWLRGGFPRSLLAKNLAGSREWREAFIRTYLERDLPQLGISLPAMTLRRFWTMLAHYHGQTWNGSELGRALGVSDKTVSRYLDILEGTFMAFRLLPWHTNLGKREVKAPKVYVTDSGILHGLLGVNGLDDLLAHPKCGASWEGFIIREIIRRTAARHGEAFFWGVHTGAELDLLIQKNGRRLGFEIKLTRSPKVTASMRSARETLILDQLYILCHGSGEPWPLAEGIMAVPAMCLTSPHWVP
- a CDS encoding polysaccharide deacetylase family protein, producing the protein MSILLLSLVVILAAIFSFRYAWWRPAVSSRVPRILMYHMIAPHRRGARFNGLRVPLEQFERQLAWLARNNWTSLTVSELLAAGDAPPQKSVVLTFDDGFADNLEHALPLLKKFNVKATLYLVVDRHDRDWSTAKKAHHNSGELKNEAKLADDQVRQMLASGLVELGSHTLTHPNFLKLTEEEKLFELSESKNRLEKLFGVAVQSFAYPFGIYAPEDARLVERCGYSSAVTTTPGLNLPGAVDNFQLKRVKISGKDNLLAFIMRMRGGRRGWKK
- a CDS encoding mitochondrial fission ELM1 family protein gives rise to the protein MAGRNETLKIWLLSDGAPGHLSQSRGLAEAIGRFHPVEVREITLQVRQRLLKSLLRYLLPCSTVLARLLLHRVYTIELPDEHPDLIISSGGNTLGANALLAQLYGVPNLYSGTLKKYPAQCYTRIYTVTPQGCANNVVLPLPPVPLWLTEKMPVVEADAPWLMLIGGDGAGYRFTEADWEQLAEGINQSGENNGIRWLLTTSRRTGIEAEQLLHNRIAPALLDEAVYYGQTPRPVVREFLGRCQGVMVTEDSLTMIAEAIYSGRPVITLTPQQSDPDRNDALALEGYVASGLICRLPLAVLNKFTYAQRTQAEIPDVARLIWESLHDVLPSPGAADEKP